The genome window AGGGCCGCACCGTGGCGGCGACCTCGACCGAGACCCCGAAGCTCACCAGGTTGGCGAACGCCCGGTCGCCGCAGAGGCCCAGGTCGATGTCGGCCACCTTGCCCTCGGCGAGCACGCGGACCGCGCCCTCGACCGAGAGCGGCACGCCGAGGCTGCGCGCGAAGTTGTTGGTGGTGCCGAGGGGTAAGACGCCGAGCGCGACGTCCGCCCCGGCGACGTGCTTGACGGAGCTGCTCAGCGTGCCGTCGCCCCCGCCGACGATCAGCAGGTCGGGGGCGGCGGAGAGCGCCCGGTCGAGGGTCTCGGCCAGCAGCGCGGGGTCGCGGACCGGGTGAACGCCGGTGAGCCGGAACCCGTGCGCCTGCAGGGCCTGCAGCACCTCGGGGAGCCGGCGGCCGCGGCGGGATCGGACGTTGACGACGAGCGCGGCTTTCCGGTGCTCGCGGATGGCCGCCGTGTGCTCCGCCTTGCTCCGCATGATCGTCATGCTAAGCGGCCGGGGCCAAGGAGCGCGTGAGACGAAGATCGGCCGGCCGGGCCGCGGCGGCGTGCCGGGGCCCGGCCGGCCAGGGGCGGCCGGACCGCTCCGGCCGCTCCGTTACTTCTTCTTCGCCGGGGTGACCTGGACGACCGCCCCCACGTTCCCGGGCAGCGGGGTGAGCAGCCTGATCACCACGCCGAGCTGCTTGCCCTCATCGCCCGGGTTCCCGGTACCGAGGACGCTGCCCCCGACGTCGACGCCGTACAGCTCCTTGGCCGGGGTGCCGTCCGGGTGGACGACGCGCGTCGTGTACGGCGCGTCGCCCTTGGACGGGATGACCACGGAGGCGTCGCGGTGCCGGTAGTAGAGCGTGCCGTCCCGCACCTCGACGCCGGGGTACCAGCCCTTGGCGTCGGTGAACGTGGTCACCGCGGGCTGCTTGCCGAACGAGGTGCAGTACTCGGTGAACGGCTCGCCCTCCAGGCACTCCCGGAACGGGTAGGTGCCGAAGAAGTTGAACGCCGCGTTCGACGACTGCGGGCGCGACGGCAGGTTCTTCAGCGTGGTCGGGTCCTGCTGCGCCGCCTCACCGGTGCGGCGGAGCGGCTCGAAGTGCGAGTCCACGATGAGGAGCTGGCCCTTCGGCCCGATGGACGGCGGATCGAACAGGGCGTTCGCCACGTGGTTGGCGCTGCGGGCGGTGTCGCGGTACCAGACCAGCAGGCCCGGCGCGTTGTACTTGATCCGCTCGACCTTCCAGGCGCCGTCCCGGCTGTAGGTCGTGTCATAGGTGTACTGCAGGCCGTTGTCGAAGCCGTCGAAGTTGCGCCACTCGGCGAGGTAGTAGTGGGCGGCCCGGTACTGGCCGGAGTGGATCACGAACCCCGCGCCCGTGGTGTCGGTGAAGGTGCCCGAGGTCGCGGTCCAGCCGTTCGGCCCGCTCTCCACGTCGTCGCTCCAGACGGTGGTGGCGCCGTCGGTGAGCTCGAAGTCGTCGTTGAACCAGCCCTCCTCGAGCGCCGCGGCGTCCGTCGCGTACCTGAGGCGGAGCTGCACGGTCCGCCCGGCGAACGGCGTCAGGTCGACGTGGAGCCGGACCCAGCCGCCGCTGTCCCCGGTGAGGCCGTACTTCTTGCCGCCGTAGTCCCGCAGCCGGCCGTTGGGGTCGGGGTAGTCGTCGCCGGTGGAGGCGAGGGCGCCGTCGTCCCGGTAGATCTTCTGCTCGGCCCAGGTGGCGCCGCCGTCGGTGGAGACCTCGACGAACCCGAA of Thermobispora bispora DSM 43833 contains these proteins:
- a CDS encoding diacylglycerol/lipid kinase family protein, translated to MTIMRSKAEHTAAIREHRKAALVVNVRSRRGRRLPEVLQALQAHGFRLTGVHPVRDPALLAETLDRALSAAPDLLIVGGGDGTLSSSVKHVAGADVALGVLPLGTTNNFARSLGVPLSVEGAVRVLAEGKVADIDLGLCGDRAFANLVSFGVSVEVAATVRPWLKRLLGRAAYPLTALTILPGHRPFRAYLTVDGERHEVLTHQLNIANGAFHGGWRIARDAGIDDRLFVAYQLGSGKRLRLVAETLVRAATGRWRSLAGGPFLVASEILLETDPPMAADVDGEVALRTPLRIKVIPNGVRVMVPRDFVDS